The Myxocyprinus asiaticus isolate MX2 ecotype Aquarium Trade chromosome 26, UBuf_Myxa_2, whole genome shotgun sequence genome has a window encoding:
- the LOC127417266 gene encoding gigaxonin-like isoform X2 has product MEKLNVGNERHVLEAVVRWLSHDIEARRVHMKEVMSAVWVQDLDKSYLQEQMLGDSLMREVIGKCCMESLGGAEQQGEALLAAFKPRGYSECIVIVGGEERGSRKPTAAARCLCPLYDRNRQLWIELQSMSERRVGHGVVSAEGYLFAIGGMNENKTELSIGEKYDPETNIWMPIPAMMQARQHFGIAELDGLIYVLGGENKDTEVLLTMEVFDPHCNIWRTQPKMTTVRKFGCCATMKKRLYVMGGGSYGKVYDSVEFYDPKTQQWTTVCPLKEHRFGAVACGIGQELYVFGGVRNRDADNTESSQMTIAKSEFFHDELKRWMLLDDQNLCIQATSSFVYGAVPIGPSIYVVGELDTGNNFDYVREFRRSTGTWHPTRPLMPSDLSKTSCAALRIANCKLFRLQLQQGQFRIRV; this is encoded by the exons ATGGAGAAGCTCAACGTGGGGAACGAAAGGCACGTGCTGGAGGCCGTGGTCCGTTGGCTCAGCCATGACATTGAAGCTCGGCGA GTCCATATGAAGGAGGTAATGTCTGCCGTGTGGGTTCAAGACCTGGACAAGAGCTACCTCCAGGAGCAGATGTTGGGAGACTCCCTGATGAGGGAGGTGATAGGGAAGTGCTGCATGGAGTCTTTGGGTGGAGCAGAGCAGCAGGGGGAGGCACTGCTCGCTGCGTTTAAACCCCGTGGCTACTCCGAGTGTATCGTAATAGTGGGGGGTGAGGAGAGGGG CTCTCGAAAGCCCACGGCAGCAGCACGCTGCTTGTGTCCTCTTTATGATCGCAACAGGCAGCTGTGGATCGAATTGCAGTCTATGAGTGAGAGGCGCGTTGGGCACGGGGTAGTGTCAGCAG AGGGATACCTGTTTGCCATAGGAGGAATGAATGAGAACAAAACTGAGTTGAGCATTGGAGAGAAATATGACCCAGAGACCAATATCTGGATGCCAATCCCAGCAATGATGCAG GCCCGACAACACTTTGGAATTGCTGAGCTGGATGGACTGATTTATGTTCTGGGAGGGGAAAACAAGGATACTGAGGTTCTGCTCACGATGGAGGTGTTTGACCCCCATTGTAACATCTGGAGAACCCAACCCAAAATGACCACAGTGCGCAAG TTTGGTTGCTGTGCCACAATGAAAAAGAGGCTCTACGTGATGGGTGGTGGATCGTACGGAAAGGTGTACGACTCTGTGGAGTTCTATGACCCCAAAACTCAGCAGTGGACCACAGTCTGTCCACTTAAGGAGCACAG GTTTGGAGCAGTAGCTTGTGGCATTGGACAAGAACTCTATGTGTTTGGTGGTGTTAGGAACAGAGACGCTGACAATACAGAGTCCAGTCAGATGACCATCGCCAAGTCTGAGTTCTTCCATGATGAACTGAAAAG GTGGATGCTTTTAGATGACCAAAACCTCTGTATACAAGCCACATCATCCTTTGTGTATGGAGCTGTACCCATTGGCCCAAGTATATATGTAGTAGGAGAACTTGACACAG GCAATAACTTTGACTATGTCCGGGAGTTCCGCAGAAGCACGGGAACCTGGCACCCTACCAGACCACTCATGCCCTCTGATCTGAGTAAAACAAGCTGTGCCGCCCTACGCATCGCCAACTGTAAACTGTTCCGCCTGCAGCTTCAACAAGGCCAGTTCCGGATCCGGGTGTAG
- the LOC127417266 gene encoding gigaxonin-like isoform X3 has product MKEVMSAVWVQDLDKSYLQEQMLGDSLMREVIGKCCMESLGGAEQQGEALLAAFKPRGYSECIVIVGGEERGSRKPTAAARCLCPLYDRNRQLWIELQSMSERRVGHGVVSAEGYLFAIGGMNENKTELSIGEKYDPETNIWMPIPAMMQARQHFGIAELDGLIYVLGGENKDTEVLLTMEVFDPHCNIWRTQPKMTTVRKFGCCATMKKRLYVMGGGSYGKVYDSVEFYDPKTQQWTTVCPLKEHRFGAVACGIGQELYVFGGVRNRDADNTESSQMTIAKSEFFHDELKRWMLLDDQNLCIQATSSFVYGAVPIGPSIYVVGELDTGNNFDYVREFRRSTGTWHPTRPLMPSDLSKTSCAALRIANCKLFRLQLQQGQFRIRV; this is encoded by the exons ATGAAGGAGGTAATGTCTGCCGTGTGGGTTCAAGACCTGGACAAGAGCTACCTCCAGGAGCAGATGTTGGGAGACTCCCTGATGAGGGAGGTGATAGGGAAGTGCTGCATGGAGTCTTTGGGTGGAGCAGAGCAGCAGGGGGAGGCACTGCTCGCTGCGTTTAAACCCCGTGGCTACTCCGAGTGTATCGTAATAGTGGGGGGTGAGGAGAGGGG CTCTCGAAAGCCCACGGCAGCAGCACGCTGCTTGTGTCCTCTTTATGATCGCAACAGGCAGCTGTGGATCGAATTGCAGTCTATGAGTGAGAGGCGCGTTGGGCACGGGGTAGTGTCAGCAG AGGGATACCTGTTTGCCATAGGAGGAATGAATGAGAACAAAACTGAGTTGAGCATTGGAGAGAAATATGACCCAGAGACCAATATCTGGATGCCAATCCCAGCAATGATGCAG GCCCGACAACACTTTGGAATTGCTGAGCTGGATGGACTGATTTATGTTCTGGGAGGGGAAAACAAGGATACTGAGGTTCTGCTCACGATGGAGGTGTTTGACCCCCATTGTAACATCTGGAGAACCCAACCCAAAATGACCACAGTGCGCAAG TTTGGTTGCTGTGCCACAATGAAAAAGAGGCTCTACGTGATGGGTGGTGGATCGTACGGAAAGGTGTACGACTCTGTGGAGTTCTATGACCCCAAAACTCAGCAGTGGACCACAGTCTGTCCACTTAAGGAGCACAG GTTTGGAGCAGTAGCTTGTGGCATTGGACAAGAACTCTATGTGTTTGGTGGTGTTAGGAACAGAGACGCTGACAATACAGAGTCCAGTCAGATGACCATCGCCAAGTCTGAGTTCTTCCATGATGAACTGAAAAG GTGGATGCTTTTAGATGACCAAAACCTCTGTATACAAGCCACATCATCCTTTGTGTATGGAGCTGTACCCATTGGCCCAAGTATATATGTAGTAGGAGAACTTGACACAG GCAATAACTTTGACTATGTCCGGGAGTTCCGCAGAAGCACGGGAACCTGGCACCCTACCAGACCACTCATGCCCTCTGATCTGAGTAAAACAAGCTGTGCCGCCCTACGCATCGCCAACTGTAAACTGTTCCGCCTGCAGCTTCAACAAGGCCAGTTCCGGATCCGGGTGTAG